The following coding sequences lie in one Apium graveolens cultivar Ventura chromosome 3, ASM990537v1, whole genome shotgun sequence genomic window:
- the LOC141712563 gene encoding transcription elongation factor SPT6-like isoform X1, with product MAGKSTVLSDDEDEMEVYDNEEEADVDDDDEDEAGQDEYENDGFIVDDEEQEEGGDSDEEREKKKKRKKKESQKNYVLDEDDYELLEDNNITGFRRPEESKKFKRLKKAQRDHHSGRGVRTAEEMLQHSLFGDGAQLEDIEEDEQLEEDDQEIGDEDDMSGFIVEEDLDEHGSPVRRKVTNKKPRPGVSSAALQEAHEIFGNVDDLLKRRKQGLTEMSGFDDPPGRRKELRNIGGFDPTILSEKYMTEKDDIIRNIDFPERLQIFEHTTGPPPTTESSIDEESIWICNQLRNMIHLYGRIVGTSELPIVKEDVMRFLDFIHIQKLDVSFIAMYRKDECPSLFKDPEQLETDGIQNSCDKKPALMWHKVLWTIVDLDKKWLLLQKRKSALQSYYKKRYAEESRIIDDETRLILNRQLFDSVTKSLREAESEREVDDVDLKFNIHFPPGEVGDIDGQYKRPKRKSQYNCCSKAGLWGLASKFGYSPEQFGLQLSLEKMRMEELLDSKETPEEAASNFICAMFGTPQNVLRGARHMAAVEICCEPYVRKHVRSIYMDNAVVSTSPTADGNVAINTSHQYARIKWLREKPLAKFTDAQWLLIQKAEEQKLIKVTIKLPESVLTKMISDSNENYLSDGVSKSAQLWNEQRKLILQDSFFDLLLPSMEKEARLLLVGRARSWLLLEYGKLLWDRVCVAPYQRKEQNPSSDEETAPRVMACCWGPGKPATTFVMLDSSGEVLDVLYAGSICNRGQSVNDQQRKKNDQQRVLKFMTEHQPHVVVLGAANFSCTRLKEDIYEIIFKMVEHTPRDVGQEMDGISVLYGDEALPHLYEDSRISSDQLPLQPGIVKRAVALGRYLQNPLAMVATLCGPGKEILSWKLSPLDEFLISDEKFGMIEQIMVDVTNQVGLDINLALTHEWLFSTMQFISGLGPRKAVSLMRSLVRSGAIFTRKDLLTEHGIGKRVFINSVGFLRVRRNGMAASSNQFIDLLDDTRIHPESYGLAQELAKDVYLEDIQDETIDDDDEVLQMAIEHVREKPHLLKSLEVHEYAKSKRSENKIQTLNLIRLELIHGFQDWRKPYAEPSQDEEFCMISGETEDSLAEGRTVQATIRRVLPQKAICVLDSGMVGLLAKEDYADDWKELPDLTEKLNEGDIITCKIKSILKNRYQIFLSCKESEMRNNQYENHQSLDPYYHEDRSSLPVDQDKVRKQEFGRKHFKPRMIVHPRFQNVTADEAVQFLADKDIGESVVRPSSRGPSFLTLTLKVYKGIYAHKDILEGGKEHKDIASLLRIGKTLKIGDDTFEDLDEVIDRYVDPLVVQLKVMLNYRKFKRGTKAEVDELLRIEKAENPMRIVYCFGISHEHPGTCILTYIRSSNPHHEYVGVYPTGFKFRRKMFGDIDRLVAYFQRHIDDPQKSAQSIRSVAAMVPMGSAATEGQSGGWNDSSNSGDGWGGQSSDQDQTFTPGSRAGRGDLRNGGSQDGHPSGIPRPNGGRGSGRGRGRGSYDGSGRGNGRSSNKKDLDSGIQSYGGGDTGGWGGNGGGDDATTGSGGSSGGWGGTSGNDSGGGSGGGWGGSGGDTAGGWGVSGGDARGGGSGGDTAGGWGGSGGSGVSGGATAGAWGGTGGSGGTGGVTDGAWGGTGSSGGSGGATGSWGGSGGDTAGGWGGSGGSGGATGSWGGSGGATGAWGGNGDGSGGTSGGWGKSGGDTGGTAGSWGGSGGDTGSGASGGTTSGWGASGGGGRDSGGWGGGGAGSGGTTSGWGASGADNGGYGGNSGGGFGGMDSGGSGRGRGRDGRGRGRGRDGRGRGWGADDESGGSSWGGRRGGGGYRGRGGGGRSWGGTGGSHDVESGGTMGNESGGGSGWGSVSNSSWGATGTGGGGDKGGGGSGGWGADKDKGSGGGSGSNSIWGATDEGKGGGGGSGWGSGSNSSLGATGTGGGGDKGVGGRGGWGADKGKGSGGGSGSNSIWGATDEGKGGGGGSGWGSGSNSSLGATENGGGSGGWGADKDTSSGGGSGSNSSWGGTTGNGRGDDKGGGGSGGWGTDKGKGGGSDDGGGNGSGWGSGSNSGWGGGNAGSGTSKDVPKSGSSGWG from the exons ATGGCCGGGAAATCGACCGTGCTCTCCGATGATGAAG ACGAGATGGAGGTGTATGATAACGAAGAAGAAGCTGACGTGGACGACGATGATGAAGAcg AGGCAGGACAGGATGAATATGAGAATGATGGTTTTATAGTGGATGATGAAGAACAGGAAGAAGGCGGAGACAGTGATGAGGAGAGGGAAAAGAAAAAAAAGCGAAAGAAAAA GGAATCCCAGAAGAACTACGTTCTTGATGAAGATGACTATGAGCTGCTTGAGGATAATAATATCACGGGTTTTCGGCGTCCAGAG GAAAGCAAAAAGTTTAAGCGTTTGAAAAAAGCTCAGAGGGATCATCATTCTGGGAGGGGTGTGCGAACGGCCGAGGAGATGCTCCAGCACAGCTTATTTGGCGATG GAGCACAACTTGAAGACATTGAAGAGGATGAGCAACTAGAAGAAGACGATCAAGAAATTGGAGATGAGGATGATATGTCTGGCTTTATTGTTGAGGAAGACTTGGATGAGCATGGATCTCCTGTGAG AAGGAAGGTAACCAATAAGAAGCCCAGGCCAGGGGTGTCTTCAGCTGCATTACAGGAAGCTCATGAAATATTTggaaatgtggatgatctattaAAGCGTCGCAAGCAAGGATTGACAGAGATGAGTGGATTTGATGATCCACCTGGAAGAAGAAAGGAACTAAGGAATATAGGGGGATTTGACCCAACCATTCTCTCAGAGAAGTATATGACAGAGAAGGATGATATTATTCGTAACATAGATTTTCCGGAAAGGTTGCAG ATCTTTGAACATACTACTGGGCCTCCACCAACAACTGAATCAAGTATAGATGAAGAGAGTATTTGGATTTGCAATCAGCTTAGAAACATGATTCATTTGTATGGAAGAATTGTTGGAACTAGTGAGCTGCCCATAGTCAAAGAAGATGTGATGAGATTCTTGGATTTTATCCATATCCAAAAATTAGAT GTCTCTTTTATTGCTATGTACAGAAAGGATGAATGCCCGAGTCTGTTTAAGGATCCAGAGCAGCTTGAAACTGACGGGATTCAAAATAGCTGTGACAAAAAACCAGCATTAATGTGGCACAAG GTACTTTGGACTATTGTGGATTTGGATAAGAAATGGTTGCTTCTCCAGAAAAGAAAGAGTGCTTTACAGTCATACTACAAGAAGAGATATGCTGAGGAGTCCCGAATCATAGATGATGAAACCAGGCTCATCTTGAATCGACAATTGTTTGATTCAGTCACTAAGTCTCTTAGGGAAGCTGAGTCGGAACGAGAGGTTGATGACGTGGACTTGAAGTTTAATATTCACTTTCCACCCGGAGAGGTTGGTGACATTGATGGGCAGTATAAGAGGCCAAAGCGGAAATCACAGTACAATTGTTGCAGTAAGGCAGGGTTGTGGGGGCTAGCCAGTAAGTTTGGCTATAGCCCGGAGCAATTTGGGCTGCAGTTATCTCTGGAGAAAATG AGAATGGAGGAGCTGTTGGATAGCAAGGAAACTCCAGAAGAAGCGGCTTCAAATTTTATATGTGCCATGTTTGGAACACCGCAGAATGTTCTTAGAGGTGCTCGGCACATG GCAGCTGTTGAGATTTGCTGCGAACCCTATGTGCGCAAACATGTGCGGAGCATTTATATGGATAATGCAGTAGTGTCAACAAGTCCAACTGCAGATGGAAATGTCGCTATAAATACATCTCATCAGTATGCTAGAATAAAATGGTTACGGGAAAAGCCTCTTGCAAAATTTACGGATGCACAGTGGCTTCTAATTCAAAAGGCTGAAGAGCAGAAGCTTATCAAAGTTACAATTAAGCTTCCAGAATCTGTCTTAACCAAAATGATTAGCGACTCAAATGAGAATTATCTTAGTGATGGAGTAAGCAAATCTGCTCAATTATGGAATGAACAGAGGAAGCTGATACTGCAGGATTCCTTTTTTGATCTCCTCCTACCTTCAATGGAGAAAGAAGCAAGATTGTTGCTGGTTGGCAGAGCAAGAAGTTGGTTACTTCTGGAATATGGAAAGCTGTTGTGGGACAGAGTTTGTGTGGCGCCATATCAGAGGAAGGAACAGAATCCGAGCTCTGATGAAGAAACTGCACCCAGAGTTATGGCTTGCTGTTGGGGTCCGGGAAAGCCTGCAACTACATTTGTGATGCTGGATTCATCTGGAGAAGTGTTGGATGTTCTGTATGCTGGGTCCATTTGCAACCGTGGTCAAAGTGTTAACGATCAACAGCGTAAAAAGAATGACCAGCAGAGAGTTTTGAAGTTCATGACTGAACATCAACCACATGTTGTCGTTCTCGGAGCTGCGAATTTTTCTTGTACACGTTTAAAGGAAGATATTTATGAG ATTATTTTCAAGATGGTGGAGCATACTCCTAGAGATGTAGGCCAAGAAATGGATGGTATAAGCGTTTTATATGGCGATGAAGCTCTTCCTCACCTTTATGAGGATTCTCGTATCTCTTCAGATCAGCTTCCTTTGCAGCCAG GCATTGTCAAGCGAGCCGTGGCTCTAGGTCGTTATCTTCAAAATCCACTAGCAATGGTTGCAACACTGTGTGGACCAGGGAAAGAAATATTATCTTGGAAGCTTAGTCCTTTGGATGAATTTCTAATTTCTGATGAGAAGTTTGGGATGATTGAACAGATCATGGTAGACGTAACTAATCAAGTCGGGCTTGACATTAATTTGGCATTAACCCATGAATGGTTATTTTCTACCATGCAGTTTATCTCAGGGCTTGGTCCCAGAAAGGCAGTATCTTTGATGAGGTCTCTAGTAAGAAGTGGAGCTATTTTTACAAGGAAAGACTTGTTGACAGAACATGGTATTGGTAAGAGGGTTTTTATCAATTCAGTTGGTTTCTTACGAGTCCGGAGAAATGGAATGGCTGCTTCTAGTAATCAATTTATTGATCTGTTGGATGATACGAGAATTCATCCAGAATCTTACGGTCTTGCGCAAGAACTTGCAAAAGATGTATATCTCGAAGATATTCAAGATGAAACaattgatgatgatgatgaagtGTTGCAGATGGCAATTGAGCATGTCAGAGAAAAACCACACCTGTTGAAGTCCCTCGAGGTGCATGAATATGCTAAATCAAAGCGGTCAGAGAATAAAATTCAAACCCTAAATTTAATAAGGTTGGAGTTAATTCATGGATTTCAAGATTGGCGAAAGCCATATGCAGAGCCAAGCCAAGATGAGGAATTCTGCATGATATCAGGGGAGACCGAAGATAGTCTTGCTGAGGGAAGAACTGTGCAGGCAACAATTCGCAGGGTGCTACCCCAGAAAGCTATATGTGTTCTCGACTCTGGGATGGTAGGTTTACTTGCCAAGGAAGATTATGCAGACGATTGGAAGGAGTTGCCTGATTTAACTGAAAAGTTGAATGAAGGTGATATCATAACCTGCaaaatcaaatcgattttgaagAACAGGTACCAGATATTCTTAAGTTGCAAGGAAAGTGAAATGAGGAACAACCAATATGAGAATCACCAAAGTCTTGACCCATACTATCACGAGGATCGTAGCAGTTTACCAGTGGATCAAGACAAAGTGCGCAAGCAGGAGTTTGGAAGAAAGCATTTTAAGCCACGAATGATAGTTCATCCTCGCTTTCAGAATGTTACAGCTGATGAGGCAGTCCAG TTTTTGGCTGATAAGGATATCGGTGAGAGTGTTGTACGCCCGAGTTCTCGTGGACCCTCCTTTTTGACTTTGACATTAAAAGTCTACAAAGGAATTTATGCTCACAAGGACATACTTGAAGGTGGAAAGGAACACAAGGACATAGCAAGCTTGCTCCGTATTGGCAAAACTTTAAAAATCGGAGATGACACATTTGAGGATCTAGATGAG GTTATTGATCGTTATGTTGATCCATTAGTCGTTCAGCTGAAAGTGATGCTTAACTACCGCAAATTCAAGAGGGGGACTAAAGCAGAAGTTGATGAGCTTTTAAGGATTGAGAAAGCCGAGAATCCAATGAGAATTGTTTATTGCTTTGGCATATCTCATGAACACCCTGGAACATGTATTCTGACGTATATAAGGAGTTCAAATCCGCATCACGAATATGTTGGTGTGTACCCAACTGGATTTAAATTTCGCAGGAAAATGTTCGGGGACATTGATCGGCTCGTTGCATATTTCCAGAGACATATTGATGATCCACAAAAGTCGGCACAGTCAATTCGATCTGTTGCTGCAATGGTTCCAATGGGAAGTGCTGCAACGGAGGGGCAATCTGGTGGCTGGAATGATTCTAGTAACAGTGGTGATGGTTGGGGAGGCCAGTCTTCAGACCAAGACCAAACCTTCACTCCGGGGTCTAGAGCAG GCAGAGGTGACTTGAGAAATGGTGGCAGTCAGGATGGACATCCAAGTGGTATTCCTAGGCCAAATGGTGGACGGGGAAGTGGTCGGGGACGTGGTAGGGGATCTTATGATGGTAGCGGAAGAGGTAATGGTCGAAGCAGCAACAAAAAAGACTTGGATAGTGGGATTCAGAGTTACGGTGGTGGTGATACTGGTGGCTGGGGAGGAAATGGCGGTGGAGATGATGCTACTACTGGTAGTGGTGGAAGTAGTGGTGGCTGGGGTGGAACCAGTGGCAATGATAGTGGTGGCGGAAGTGGTGGTGGTTGGGGAGGAAGTGGGGGTGATACTGCTGGTGGTTGGGGAGTAAGTGGGGGCGATGCTCGTGGAGGTGGAAGTGGTGGTGATACTGCTGGTGGTTGGGGAGGAAGTGGCGGGAGTGGAGTAAGTGGTGGCGCTACTGCTGGTGCTTGGGGAGGAACCGGCGGCAGTGGAGGAACTGGTGGTGTTACTGATGGTGCTTGGGGAGGAACCGGCAGTAGTGGAGGAAGTGGTGGTGCTACTGGTTCTTGGGGAGGAAGTGGCGGTGATACTGCTGGTGGTTGGGGAGGAAGTGGTGGCAGTGGTGGTGCTACTGGTTCTTGGGGAGGAAGTGGTGGTGCTACCGGTGCTTGGGGAGGAAATGGTGACGGTAGTGGTGGAACTTCTGGTGGTTGGGGGAAAAGTGGTGGTGATACTGGTGGCACTGCTGGTAGCTGGGGAGGAAGCGGTGGTGACACTGGTAGTGGAGCAAGTGGTGGTACTACCAGTGGTTGGGGAGCAAGTGGCGGTGGTGGTAGGGACAGTGGTGGATGGGGGGGAGGTGGTGCAGGTAGTGGTGGTACTACCAGTGGTTGGGGAGCAAGTGGTGCTGATAATGGTGGTTATGGAGGTAATAGCGGTGGCGGTTTTGGAGGTATGGATAGTGGAGGCAGTGGTAGAGGCAGGGGACGTGATGGTAGAGGTCGAGGCAGGGGACGTGATGGTAGAGGTCGTGGTTGGGGGGCAGACGATGAAAGTGGAGGTAGCAGTTGGGGAGGTAGGAGAGGTGGTGGTGGCTATAGAGGTAGGGGAGGTGGTGGTAGAAGTTGGGGAGGTACAGGTGGCAGTCATGATGTTGAAAGTGGAGGTACCATGGGTAATGAGAGTGGTGGAGGTAGTGGTTGGGGTAGTGTGAGCAATAGCAGCTGGGGAGCTACTGGAACTGGTGGTGGAGGGGACAAAGGTGGTGGTGGCAGTGGAGGCTGGGGAGCTGATAAGGATAAAGGTAGTGGTGGAGGCAGTGGCAGCAATAGCATCTGGGGAGCTACTGATGAGGGTAAAGGTGGTGGTGGAGGCAGTGGTTGGGGCAGCGGCAGCAATAGCAGCTTGGGAGCTACTGGAACTGGCGGTGGAGGGGACAAAGGTGTTGGTGGCCGTGGAGGCTGGGGAGCTGATAAGGGTAAAGGTAGTGGTGGAGGCAGTGGCAGCAATAGCATCTGGGGAGCTACTGATGAGGGTAAAGGTGGTGGTGGAGGCAGTGGTTGGGGCAGCGGCAGCAATAGCAGCTTGGGAGCTACTGAAAATGGTGGTGGCAGTGGAGGTTGGGGAGCTGATAAGGATACAAGTAGTGGTGGAGGCAGTGGCAGCAATAGCAGCTGGGGAGGAACTACTGGAAATGGCAGGGGAGATGATAAAGGCGGTGGTGGCAGTGGTGGTTGGGGAACTGATAAGGGTAAAGGTGGTGGCAGTGATGATGGGGGTGGCAATGGAAGTGGTTGGGGTAGTGGCAGCAATAGCGGCTGGGGTGGTGGAAATGCAGGTTCTGGTACTAGTAAAGATGTTCCAAAATCAGGAAGTTCAGGCTGGGGGTAG